The following coding sequences are from one Paenarthrobacter ureafaciens window:
- a CDS encoding FtsK/SpoIIIE family DNA translocase — translation MATRTSSTPRGSSSSKTGSGRGSAATKSSAAAKSSRSGSTRTKQSAVEPQAPFPVRMLSGAWQGIGHVVGAGVRRIGSDVSDLDPEDRRDGAALFNLVLGIAVATFAWWGWTGWLPDIVYSVVNGTFGWMSLLLPLMLFICAFRLFRKPQDGRGNNRVGIGFLVMALAGSALAHVIGGQPSVGEGFDGLRRAGGMLGFLAASPLAAIHVAIPVLFYSLLAFVSVLIVTATPFGAIPARIRSGYEHLMGVDLEEARASQEAHDRSYLYGEDKPAKAGKKKRTRLFGKDQEADPHLEGYVGDEAFEHAIVDDDESPADAAPRVPPGVRRPTQAEIAVGKIKAAQGLAAAPGAGATPGADNPTEAIPVLSPEMTTPVAQVPAKPAGAPLPQTPIPQRTEQLSLAGDVTYTLPASDYLTPGSIPKERTEANDAVVAALTDTLTQFNVDATVTGFSRGPTVTRYEIELSPGTKVERVTALSKNISYAVASSDVRILSPIPGKSAIGIEIPNTDRETVSLGDVLRSQNARRTDHPMVMGVGKDVEGGYVVANLAKMPHLLVAGATGAGKSSFVNSMITSILMRATPDEVRMVMVDPKRVELTAYEGVPHLITPIITNPKKAAEALQWVVREMDARYDDLANYGYKHIDDFNKAVRAGKVTPPVDSKRIIKPYPYLLVIVDELADLMMVAPRDVEDSIVRITQLARAAGIHLVLATQRPSVDVVTGLIKANVPSRMAFATSSVTDSRVVLDQPGAEKLIGQGDALFLPMGASKAMRVQGAWVSESEIHKVVEHVKGQLQAVYRDDVAAEAPKKQIDDDIGDDLEVLLQATELVVTTQFGSTSMLQRKLRVGFAKAGRLMDLLESRGVVGPSEGSKARDVLVKPDDLAAVLAAMKGQEAPAAPDAQTAALSDNANANIAVGGYAEDVVAADLDNRTQSIDYFDGADGSDDDEGGEDAWSLTGR, via the coding sequence ATGGCGACCCGTACCTCCTCCACGCCACGAGGCAGCTCAAGCAGTAAAACCGGCAGCGGCCGGGGCTCAGCTGCAACCAAATCCAGCGCGGCGGCCAAAAGCAGCCGCAGTGGATCCACGCGGACCAAGCAGTCCGCCGTCGAACCCCAAGCGCCTTTCCCGGTTCGGATGCTGTCCGGTGCATGGCAGGGCATCGGACACGTGGTCGGCGCGGGAGTGCGCCGTATCGGTTCGGATGTCAGCGACCTTGACCCCGAGGACCGGCGGGACGGCGCTGCCCTGTTCAACCTGGTGCTGGGTATTGCTGTTGCGACCTTCGCCTGGTGGGGATGGACGGGCTGGTTGCCGGACATCGTCTACAGCGTGGTCAATGGCACGTTTGGCTGGATGTCCCTGCTCCTGCCGCTGATGCTCTTCATTTGCGCGTTCCGGCTTTTCCGGAAACCGCAGGACGGCCGCGGAAACAACCGCGTGGGAATTGGTTTCCTGGTGATGGCGCTGGCGGGGTCGGCCCTGGCGCACGTCATTGGAGGACAGCCTTCCGTGGGCGAAGGATTTGACGGGCTCCGTCGCGCAGGCGGAATGCTGGGTTTCCTTGCTGCCTCACCACTGGCGGCCATCCACGTAGCCATACCTGTCCTCTTTTACAGCCTCCTCGCGTTTGTGTCGGTGCTGATTGTGACCGCCACTCCCTTCGGGGCCATTCCTGCCCGCATCCGCTCGGGTTACGAACACCTCATGGGCGTGGACCTGGAGGAAGCCCGGGCAAGCCAGGAAGCACATGACCGCAGCTACCTCTACGGAGAGGACAAGCCGGCCAAGGCCGGCAAGAAGAAGCGCACACGCCTCTTTGGCAAGGACCAGGAAGCCGATCCACACTTGGAAGGCTACGTGGGCGACGAGGCCTTCGAGCACGCCATCGTGGACGACGACGAATCTCCCGCCGATGCCGCTCCGCGCGTCCCGCCGGGCGTACGGCGGCCCACCCAGGCCGAAATCGCCGTCGGAAAGATCAAGGCCGCACAGGGCCTGGCCGCTGCGCCGGGCGCAGGTGCCACCCCGGGTGCCGACAATCCCACGGAGGCCATCCCCGTACTGAGTCCGGAGATGACAACTCCCGTGGCACAGGTTCCGGCCAAGCCCGCCGGAGCCCCGCTGCCCCAAACTCCCATCCCGCAGCGCACGGAACAGTTGTCCTTGGCCGGAGATGTCACCTATACGCTTCCTGCCTCCGACTACCTCACGCCGGGGTCCATTCCGAAGGAACGCACGGAAGCGAACGACGCCGTCGTTGCTGCCCTGACGGACACCCTGACCCAGTTCAATGTCGACGCCACGGTGACGGGTTTCAGCCGTGGACCCACGGTCACCCGGTACGAGATCGAACTGTCCCCGGGAACAAAAGTGGAGCGCGTTACGGCGCTGTCCAAGAACATCTCCTACGCCGTTGCTTCCAGCGATGTCCGTATCCTGAGCCCCATTCCGGGCAAGTCGGCCATTGGCATCGAAATCCCCAACACGGACCGCGAAACCGTGTCCCTGGGAGACGTTTTGCGGAGCCAGAACGCGCGGCGGACAGACCATCCCATGGTGATGGGCGTCGGCAAGGACGTCGAGGGTGGCTACGTGGTTGCCAACCTCGCCAAAATGCCCCACCTCCTGGTTGCCGGTGCCACGGGCGCCGGCAAGTCGAGTTTCGTGAACTCCATGATCACGTCCATCCTGATGCGTGCAACTCCCGATGAAGTCCGCATGGTCATGGTGGACCCCAAGCGCGTGGAACTTACCGCCTATGAAGGCGTTCCCCACCTGATCACGCCCATCATCACCAACCCCAAGAAGGCTGCGGAAGCTTTGCAGTGGGTAGTGCGTGAAATGGATGCCCGCTATGACGACCTCGCGAACTACGGCTACAAGCACATCGACGATTTCAACAAGGCGGTCCGTGCGGGCAAGGTCACGCCGCCGGTCGATTCCAAGCGGATCATCAAGCCCTACCCGTACCTGCTGGTGATCGTGGACGAACTCGCGGACCTCATGATGGTGGCCCCGCGTGACGTCGAAGATTCGATCGTCCGCATTACGCAGTTGGCCCGTGCGGCCGGTATCCACTTGGTGCTGGCAACCCAGCGTCCTTCCGTGGACGTCGTCACCGGCCTCATCAAGGCCAACGTCCCCTCCCGAATGGCCTTTGCCACGTCCTCCGTCACCGACTCCCGCGTCGTGCTGGACCAGCCGGGTGCAGAGAAGCTGATCGGTCAAGGCGATGCCTTGTTCCTGCCCATGGGCGCTTCCAAGGCCATGCGCGTCCAAGGTGCCTGGGTATCCGAATCGGAAATCCACAAGGTGGTGGAACACGTCAAGGGACAGCTGCAGGCCGTCTACCGTGACGACGTTGCCGCCGAGGCTCCCAAGAAGCAGATTGATGATGACATCGGAGACGATCTCGAAGTCCTCCTGCAGGCCACGGAACTCGTGGTTACCACGCAGTTCGGTTCCACGTCCATGCTCCAGCGCAAGCTCCGCGTCGGATTCGCCAAGGCGGGACGCCTCATGGACCTCCTGGAGTCCCGCGGCGTCGTGGGCCCCTCCGAGGGCTCCAAGGCCAGGGACGTCCTGGTGAAGCCGGACGATCTCGCCGCCGTGCTGGCTGCCATGAAGGGCCAGGAGGCCCCTGCGGCTCCCGACGCCCAGACCGCCGCCCTGAGCGATAACGCCAACGCCAACATCGCGGTCGGCGGCTACGCCGAGGACGTCGTTGCCGCGGACCTCGACAACCGCACCCAGTCGATCGATTATTTCGACGGGGCCGATGGTTCCGATGACGACGAAGGCGGCGAAGACGCTTGGTCGCTCACAGGCCGCTGA
- the pgsA gene encoding CDP-diacylglycerol--glycerol-3-phosphate 3-phosphatidyltransferase, whose amino-acid sequence MTTAEGDNATSRGSEVWNLPNILTMLRIVLVPFFVWFLLADDGRHGLWRWAAVVAFAVAIYTDKLDGDIARARGLITNFGKIADPIADKLLIGSALVLLSVLGELPWWVTILILVREWGITALRFFVIRYGVMPASRGGKLKTVVQTVAIFLYTMPLKAIAPWLVDVAFWVMMAALAITLWTGVEYVIQALKLRAAGRKA is encoded by the coding sequence GTGACTACAGCCGAGGGCGACAATGCCACGTCTAGGGGTTCCGAAGTGTGGAACCTGCCCAATATCCTCACCATGCTCCGCATCGTCCTGGTGCCCTTTTTCGTGTGGTTCCTGCTCGCGGACGATGGCCGGCACGGTCTCTGGCGGTGGGCCGCCGTCGTGGCTTTCGCTGTGGCGATCTACACGGACAAGCTCGACGGCGACATCGCCCGGGCGCGGGGCCTCATCACCAATTTCGGCAAGATCGCCGATCCCATTGCGGATAAATTGCTGATCGGTTCAGCGCTCGTCCTGCTCTCCGTCCTGGGGGAGCTGCCTTGGTGGGTGACCATCCTGATCCTGGTCAGGGAGTGGGGTATTACCGCGCTGCGGTTCTTCGTCATCAGGTACGGCGTGATGCCCGCTTCCCGCGGAGGCAAACTCAAGACGGTTGTGCAGACCGTGGCCATCTTCCTGTACACCATGCCCCTGAAAGCCATTGCGCCATGGCTCGTCGACGTCGCGTTCTGGGTGATGATGGCTGCGCTGGCCATCACGCTCTGGACCGGCGTCGAATACGTCATCCAGGCTCTCAAGCTTCGGGCCGCCGGGCGGAAAGCATGA
- a CDS encoding CinA family protein — MSAAVGADAAETATAAVRLALERHLTVATAESLTAGMVAAALANTPGASGMLQGGVVAYQNSVKASVLGVPQDLLDAVGSVDGDVAAAMATGARRACGADIGISTTGVAGPDAHDGKAVGTVFIGIAAESGSKAFEYSFEGDRQSIRNQACVAALARLLGGLEGDGYRS, encoded by the coding sequence ATGAGCGCCGCCGTAGGTGCCGACGCAGCGGAAACCGCGACGGCGGCTGTCCGGCTGGCGCTCGAACGGCACCTGACAGTGGCCACGGCAGAGTCGCTGACGGCCGGAATGGTGGCCGCTGCCCTCGCGAATACTCCCGGCGCGTCGGGGATGCTGCAGGGCGGTGTAGTCGCCTATCAGAACTCCGTGAAGGCGTCGGTCCTGGGCGTCCCGCAGGATCTCCTTGACGCCGTTGGATCCGTTGATGGAGACGTGGCGGCAGCAATGGCCACGGGAGCCCGCCGGGCCTGCGGGGCGGACATCGGCATTTCCACTACCGGAGTCGCAGGGCCGGACGCCCATGACGGCAAGGCAGTGGGGACGGTCTTCATCGGAATCGCCGCAGAATCCGGATCCAAGGCGTTTGAATACTCCTTCGAGGGGGACAGGCAATCCATTAGGAACCAAGCGTGTGTTGCGGCGTTGGCGAGGCTGCTTGGCGGGTTGGAAGGGGATGGTTACCGTTCGTAA
- a CDS encoding helix-turn-helix domain-containing protein: MVKQPVSVNGVVRWKDVGLADQAQSEQKERKMVVLRHEIGDVLRDVRQRQGRTLREVSHSARVSLGYLSEVERGQKEASSELLSSICTALDVPLSSMLREVSDRVAVAEGVAVPDTVPQEFSQRYGRDLDLTDDFGQGMLSGAR; the protein is encoded by the coding sequence ATGGTAAAGCAGCCCGTATCCGTGAACGGCGTTGTCCGCTGGAAGGATGTGGGCTTGGCTGATCAGGCACAGAGCGAACAGAAGGAGCGCAAAATGGTCGTACTACGCCACGAAATCGGTGATGTACTGCGCGATGTCCGCCAGCGTCAGGGCCGCACCCTCCGCGAGGTCTCGCACAGCGCCCGCGTTTCACTCGGATACTTGAGTGAAGTTGAACGCGGCCAAAAGGAAGCTTCGTCCGAGCTCCTGTCTTCTATCTGCACCGCACTGGACGTACCGTTGTCCAGCATGCTGCGCGAAGTAAGCGACCGCGTCGCAGTTGCAGAGGGAGTTGCGGTACCGGACACGGTTCCGCAGGAATTCTCCCAGCGTTACGGTCGGGATCTCGATCTCACCGACGACTTCGGCCAGGGCATGCTGTCCGGAGCGCGGTAA
- a CDS encoding MarR family winged helix-turn-helix transcriptional regulator, protein MSNPLPHAPATAVQRDEVDDALQQVEHQLSLLWRRARSISHQLSRQVHPDMEPAAYGLLTIIRREGPIRLTDLASCVGVGKPSVSRQIAFLESLGLVYKEADPQDGRAQSIRLTDKGEEKMHQVQDARRQAFRERLGTWPLEDVQTLAEYMERLNAVYGEGLIKEAPAKDDTAVEAPASEDTAKDPGDAAQ, encoded by the coding sequence ATGAGCAATCCTCTCCCCCATGCACCGGCCACTGCCGTCCAACGCGACGAAGTGGATGATGCCCTTCAGCAGGTTGAACACCAGCTGAGCTTGCTCTGGCGCCGCGCCCGTTCCATCTCGCACCAGCTTTCCCGCCAGGTCCATCCGGACATGGAACCCGCCGCCTATGGACTGCTGACCATCATCCGCCGCGAGGGCCCCATCCGCCTGACAGACCTGGCCTCCTGCGTTGGAGTCGGCAAGCCTTCCGTGAGCCGCCAAATCGCCTTCCTGGAGAGCCTCGGGCTTGTCTATAAGGAGGCAGATCCGCAGGACGGCAGGGCCCAGTCCATCCGGTTGACGGACAAGGGCGAAGAGAAGATGCACCAGGTGCAGGACGCCCGCCGGCAGGCTTTCCGCGAACGCCTGGGGACATGGCCGCTGGAGGACGTGCAGACCCTCGCCGAGTACATGGAAAGGCTCAACGCCGTGTACGGAGAGGGGCTGATCAAGGAGGCCCCAGCCAAAGACGACACCGCCGTAGAAGCCCCCGCCTCGGAAGACACTGCCAAAGACCCCGGGGACGCAGCGCAGTAG
- a CDS encoding DUF3046 domain-containing protein — protein sequence MRASDFWRLMDDEFGAGYSRVLAGSLVLAGVGGRTATDALASGFDPRDVWLAVCDVQDVPPERRLGRDIKPTG from the coding sequence GTGAGGGCAAGTGATTTCTGGCGGTTGATGGACGACGAATTCGGGGCGGGCTATTCCCGGGTGCTTGCCGGATCCCTGGTGCTCGCCGGAGTTGGCGGCCGCACCGCTACGGACGCCCTCGCCTCGGGTTTCGACCCCCGCGATGTTTGGCTGGCAGTTTGCGACGTGCAGGACGTGCCACCCGAGCGCAGGCTTGGCCGGGACATCAAACCCACCGGTTAG
- the recA gene encoding recombinase RecA, which produces MAATPDREKALEAALAQIDKQFGKGSIMRLGDDTRAPIEVIPTGSIALDVALGIGGLPRGRVVEIYGPESSGKTTVALHAVANAQRNGGIAAFIDAEHALDPDYAAKLGVDTDALLVSQPDTGEQALEIMDMLVGSGSLDIIVIDSVAALVPRAEIEGEMGDSHVGLQARLMSQALRKITGRLSQTKTTAIFINQLREKIGVFFGSPETTTGGKALKFYASVRIDVRRIQTLKEGADSVGNRTKAKIVKNKMAPPFKIAEFDIIYGQGISREGGIIDMGVEHGIIKKSGSWFTYDGDQLGQGMENSRRFLRDNPELAQELERLIKEKLGVGVKPEEESPKLKAVDG; this is translated from the coding sequence ATGGCGGCAACCCCGGATCGTGAGAAGGCGCTCGAGGCAGCGCTTGCCCAGATCGACAAGCAGTTCGGCAAAGGCTCCATCATGCGCCTGGGTGATGACACCCGCGCTCCGATCGAGGTCATTCCCACCGGTTCCATTGCCTTGGACGTGGCCCTTGGCATCGGGGGACTCCCGCGCGGCAGGGTCGTGGAAATCTATGGACCGGAATCTTCCGGTAAGACCACCGTCGCCCTGCATGCTGTAGCCAATGCACAGCGTAACGGCGGCATCGCGGCCTTCATTGACGCCGAACACGCCCTGGATCCCGATTACGCCGCGAAGCTTGGCGTAGACACGGACGCCCTGCTGGTTTCACAGCCGGACACCGGTGAACAGGCTCTGGAAATCATGGACATGCTGGTGGGCTCCGGCTCGCTGGACATCATCGTCATTGACTCCGTGGCTGCGCTGGTTCCCCGCGCTGAAATCGAGGGCGAGATGGGCGATTCCCACGTTGGCCTCCAGGCGCGCCTCATGAGCCAGGCCCTTCGAAAGATCACCGGTCGCTTGAGCCAGACCAAGACCACCGCGATCTTCATCAACCAGCTGCGTGAGAAGATCGGCGTCTTCTTCGGATCGCCGGAAACCACCACCGGTGGTAAGGCACTGAAGTTCTATGCCTCAGTGCGTATTGACGTCCGCCGCATCCAGACGCTGAAGGAAGGCGCCGATTCCGTCGGTAACCGGACCAAGGCAAAGATCGTCAAGAACAAGATGGCTCCGCCCTTTAAAATTGCCGAGTTCGACATCATCTACGGCCAGGGGATCTCGCGCGAAGGCGGCATCATCGACATGGGCGTGGAACACGGCATCATCAAGAAGTCGGGATCCTGGTTCACCTACGACGGCGATCAGCTCGGTCAGGGCATGGAGAACTCACGCCGCTTCCTGCGGGACAACCCGGAGCTTGCCCAGGAGTTGGAACGCCTCATCAAGGAAAAGCTTGGCGTAGGCGTGAAGCCCGAAGAGGAATCGCCCAAGCTGAAGGCCGTTGACGGTTAG
- a CDS encoding regulatory protein RecX — protein sequence MTVRNGPDPDSPVAADPEPDPESVARAIVLRQLTMAPRSRLQLARKLAERKVPEHVAEAVLDRFEEVQLIDDAEFARMWVRSRSQTKKLAKGALRRELADKGIELEDAEEALAQVSDKDEELAARELVQRKLRPGMDLTDRAERDKYTRRLASMLARKGYSPSLAFRIVGEVLAEAGTLE from the coding sequence TTGACGGTTAGGAACGGGCCGGATCCGGATTCGCCGGTTGCTGCCGATCCGGAACCGGACCCGGAATCTGTTGCGCGCGCCATCGTTTTGAGGCAATTGACGATGGCGCCGCGGAGCCGGCTCCAACTGGCACGGAAGCTTGCCGAACGTAAAGTGCCTGAGCACGTTGCCGAGGCTGTTCTCGATCGCTTTGAGGAAGTCCAGCTCATCGACGACGCCGAGTTCGCCCGCATGTGGGTACGAAGCCGATCGCAGACCAAGAAGCTCGCCAAGGGCGCCCTGCGACGGGAACTGGCTGACAAAGGCATCGAACTCGAAGATGCCGAGGAAGCCTTGGCCCAGGTCTCGGACAAGGACGAGGAACTTGCAGCGCGCGAGCTTGTCCAGCGGAAGTTGAGGCCGGGCATGGATTTGACCGACCGGGCTGAGCGGGACAAGTACACACGCCGGTTGGCCTCCATGCTCGCGCGCAAGGGCTATTCCCCTTCACTGGCCTTCAGGATCGTCGGTGAGGTGCTGGCAGAAGCCGGTACCCTTGAGTAG
- the miaB gene encoding tRNA (N6-isopentenyl adenosine(37)-C2)-methylthiotransferase MiaB has translation MSLTIPSPAQESTQPSLVPGTLQEAASSVEPRTYQVRTFGCQMNVHDSERMSGLLEEAGYVPADGEFADVIVFNTCAVRENADNKLYGNLGQLRQVKAANPGMQIAVGGCLAQKDRETIVRKAPWVDAVFGTHNVGALPALLNRARHNNEAQLEILESLDVFPSTLPTKRDSVYSGWVSISVGCNNTCTFCIVPSLRGKEKDRRPGEILSEIQALVDDGAVEVTLLGQNVNSYGVEFGDRQAFSKLLRACGQIAGLERVRFTSPHPAAFTDDVIEAMAETPNVMPQLHMPLQSGSDKVLKDMRRSYRSSRFLGILDKVRERIPQAAISTDIIVGFPGETEEDFQATLDVVEKSRFASAFTFQYSKRPGTPAAELPAQLPKAVVQERYERLTALQDRIAAEENAKQLGRRVEVLVTAQSGRKAGETHRLSGRAKDQRLVHFSVPEGAEAPRPGDFVTVIITEAAAFHLVADPAGPEDYIVRRSRAGDAWDRSQAESCGVPAPGAGSGKAGVSLGMPAIPARRA, from the coding sequence GTGAGTTTGACCATTCCATCCCCTGCACAAGAATCCACGCAGCCTTCCCTGGTACCTGGGACGCTTCAGGAGGCGGCATCCTCCGTGGAGCCCAGGACCTACCAGGTCCGGACCTTCGGTTGCCAGATGAACGTCCATGATTCCGAGCGCATGTCCGGTCTCTTGGAAGAAGCCGGCTATGTTCCGGCGGACGGGGAGTTTGCCGACGTCATCGTGTTCAACACCTGCGCGGTGCGGGAGAATGCGGACAACAAGCTCTACGGAAACCTGGGACAACTTCGCCAGGTCAAGGCAGCCAACCCCGGAATGCAGATCGCGGTGGGTGGATGCCTGGCCCAGAAGGACCGGGAAACCATTGTGCGCAAAGCACCGTGGGTGGATGCCGTTTTTGGTACGCACAATGTGGGCGCCCTTCCCGCCCTCCTGAACAGGGCACGGCACAACAATGAAGCCCAGCTCGAGATCCTCGAGTCACTGGATGTGTTCCCGTCCACGCTTCCCACCAAGCGTGATTCCGTGTACTCGGGATGGGTTTCCATCTCGGTCGGCTGCAACAACACCTGCACGTTTTGCATCGTGCCTTCGCTCCGCGGCAAAGAGAAGGACCGCCGCCCCGGCGAGATCCTTTCTGAGATCCAGGCACTGGTTGACGACGGCGCCGTGGAAGTAACTCTTCTCGGCCAAAACGTGAACTCCTACGGCGTGGAGTTCGGTGACCGCCAGGCGTTCTCCAAGCTGTTGCGTGCATGCGGCCAGATCGCCGGGCTGGAACGCGTCCGTTTCACGAGTCCCCACCCCGCCGCTTTCACGGATGACGTTATTGAGGCCATGGCGGAGACACCCAACGTCATGCCACAGCTGCACATGCCGCTCCAGTCCGGCTCCGACAAGGTCCTTAAGGACATGAGGCGCTCCTACCGTTCCAGCAGGTTCCTGGGCATCCTGGACAAGGTCAGGGAGCGGATTCCGCAGGCGGCCATCTCCACGGACATCATCGTGGGTTTCCCGGGTGAGACGGAAGAAGATTTCCAAGCCACCCTGGATGTCGTGGAAAAGTCCCGCTTCGCGTCGGCCTTCACCTTCCAGTACTCCAAGCGTCCGGGAACCCCCGCTGCCGAGTTGCCCGCGCAGCTCCCCAAAGCCGTGGTCCAGGAACGTTACGAACGCTTGACCGCGCTTCAGGACCGCATTGCAGCCGAGGAGAATGCCAAGCAGCTTGGCAGGCGGGTCGAGGTCCTGGTGACCGCCCAGTCGGGCCGGAAAGCAGGGGAGACGCACCGCCTGTCCGGCCGCGCCAAGGACCAACGCTTGGTGCACTTCTCCGTCCCGGAGGGCGCAGAAGCACCCCGTCCCGGCGATTTCGTCACGGTCATCATTACTGAGGCCGCGGCATTCCATCTGGTTGCGGACCCTGCCGGACCCGAGGATTACATCGTGCGCCGGTCCAGGGCAGGCGACGCTTGGGACCGTTCGCAGGCCGAGTCCTGCGGTGTACCGGCGCCAGGTGCCGGTTCCGGGAAGGCCGGTGTTTCGCTGGGCATGCCCGCCATTCCGGCCCGCCGGGCCTAG
- the miaA gene encoding tRNA (adenosine(37)-N6)-dimethylallyltransferase MiaA codes for MSAAGSNVPSLPVIAVVGPTGSGKSDLGVELALALNGEVINADALQFYRGMDIGTAKITVEERKGIRHHLLDTMEVTEEASVADFQQECRAAIRDIRSRGKQPIMVGGSGLYVRAALDVLEFPGTDPELRKRLEGEYEAQGLMPLRERLQAVDPDSAARLGDARRVIRALEVYELTGRPFSSFMPQRQYFQPALQIGLSVDREELRERLAARVHRMVDAGLLEEVERLDAAGLRRGKTASRALGYAQFLKVLDGDWSVAEAAEATIIATRQFARRQLTWFRADPRISWLDWKDADLVAKAVALAEAG; via the coding sequence ATGTCCGCTGCTGGCAGTAATGTGCCGTCTTTGCCTGTCATCGCCGTCGTGGGCCCCACGGGTTCGGGCAAGTCGGACCTGGGTGTGGAGCTTGCCTTGGCCTTAAACGGGGAGGTCATTAATGCTGATGCCCTCCAGTTCTACCGGGGCATGGACATCGGCACGGCCAAAATCACGGTGGAAGAACGCAAAGGCATTCGCCACCACCTGCTGGACACCATGGAAGTGACTGAAGAAGCCAGCGTGGCCGACTTCCAGCAGGAATGCAGGGCTGCCATTCGTGACATCCGGAGCCGGGGAAAGCAGCCGATCATGGTTGGCGGCTCCGGTCTCTACGTCCGTGCGGCCTTGGACGTACTGGAGTTCCCCGGTACCGATCCGGAGCTGCGCAAGCGCCTGGAAGGCGAATACGAAGCACAGGGACTCATGCCATTACGGGAACGGCTCCAGGCGGTGGATCCGGACTCGGCCGCTCGGCTGGGGGATGCCCGGCGCGTCATCAGGGCACTGGAAGTGTATGAACTGACCGGCCGGCCCTTCAGTTCCTTCATGCCGCAACGCCAGTACTTCCAGCCGGCACTCCAGATCGGGCTTTCCGTGGATCGGGAAGAGCTGCGGGAGCGCTTGGCAGCGCGGGTCCACCGGATGGTTGATGCGGGGCTCCTGGAGGAAGTGGAACGCCTTGACGCTGCCGGATTGAGGCGGGGGAAGACCGCTTCCCGCGCGCTGGGCTACGCACAGTTCCTGAAAGTGCTCGACGGCGACTGGAGCGTAGCAGAGGCGGCAGAGGCCACGATCATCGCTACCCGGCAATTCGCGCGTCGCCAGCTCACTTGGTTCCGCGCCGATCCCCGGATCAGCTGGCTTGACTGGAAGGACGCCGACCTGGTGGCCAAAGCTGTGGCCCTTGCGGAGGCAGGATAA
- the dapF gene encoding diaminopimelate epimerase: protein MDQTPAVSARQSAAAELTMTAASLSGVAFSKGHGTGNDFVLIADPGAVHDITPEQVAALCDRHRGIGGDGLIRAVPSRDLPEGRALLEQDASAEWFMDYRNGDGSLSEMCGNGVRVFVHFLIDQGLVDLGPGEALTIGTRGGIKKIARSDNGYAVDMGPWEFIFPTEATSKAMDALVSADGLEVARPGLSVSMGNPHTVVALAELSELAATQLFKAPVVDPKPANGTNVEFVVPAEPLVHDGFGTITMRVHERGVGETQSCGTGACAAAVAIRHWAGNTAPNAWHVNVPGGVVDVKFFPGGDGREHVELSGPAVIVASGTLA, encoded by the coding sequence ATGGATCAGACCCCCGCAGTTTCCGCCCGGCAGTCCGCCGCTGCCGAGCTCACCATGACCGCCGCCAGCCTGTCAGGTGTGGCGTTTTCGAAGGGCCATGGCACGGGAAACGACTTTGTGCTGATCGCCGATCCCGGTGCTGTCCACGACATCACCCCGGAGCAGGTGGCCGCCCTGTGCGACAGGCACCGCGGCATCGGTGGGGACGGGCTGATCCGCGCTGTTCCTTCACGCGACCTTCCCGAAGGCCGGGCGCTGCTGGAGCAGGACGCTTCCGCTGAATGGTTCATGGACTACCGCAACGGCGACGGTTCCCTGTCCGAGATGTGCGGCAACGGAGTGCGTGTATTTGTGCACTTCCTCATTGACCAGGGCCTGGTGGACCTGGGACCGGGTGAGGCCCTGACGATCGGTACCCGCGGCGGGATCAAGAAGATCGCACGCTCGGACAACGGCTACGCAGTGGATATGGGTCCGTGGGAGTTCATTTTCCCGACTGAGGCCACGTCGAAGGCCATGGATGCGCTGGTCAGCGCCGATGGCCTGGAAGTAGCCCGACCGGGACTCTCGGTGAGCATGGGCAACCCCCACACGGTGGTCGCTTTGGCGGAGCTTAGCGAGCTCGCCGCAACGCAACTCTTCAAGGCCCCGGTGGTTGACCCCAAGCCGGCCAACGGGACCAACGTCGAATTCGTGGTTCCGGCAGAGCCGCTGGTTCACGATGGCTTCGGCACCATCACCATGAGGGTGCACGAGCGTGGCGTGGGCGAAACCCAGTCATGCGGCACCGGAGCCTGCGCCGCCGCCGTCGCCATCCGTCACTGGGCCGGGAACACGGCACCGAACGCTTGGCACGTCAATGTGCCAGGCGGCGTGGTTGACGTGAAGTTCTTCCCGGGCGGGGACGGCCGCGAGCACGTAGAGCTCAGCGGCCCCGCGGTTATTGTGGCTAGCGGGACGCTCGCCTGA